The following coding sequences are from one Primulina eburnea isolate SZY01 chromosome 15, ASM2296580v1, whole genome shotgun sequence window:
- the LOC140814313 gene encoding SWI/SNF complex subunit SWI3D-like isoform X2, which translates to MEEDRRDSTGTPPTPAIDGHAPVAEPLTSSRRRGGAQKRKSASINSGGGGTDPQAASSKRQAREKPPVEPFLQIHLNGPCTRARVQPNNGDCLSLEVADGKVESEAKAEELRRASENWEELEAEIEAEYEAIISRDANAHVVPIHAGWFSWNKIHTLEERMMPSFFNGKLESRTPEIYMEIRNWIMKKFHFNPNSQIELEQLSELTVGDLDARQEVMEFLDYWGLINYHPFPKNEPFTDATVDDNDDDDDDEASKKDSLVDKLFQFETVESWTPVVTRTNMEMPSMSSGLLPESFIAEELNKSEGPSVGYHCNSCSTDCSRKRYHCQKQADFDLCAECFNNGKFGSDMSVSDFILMESAEAGGVSGGKWTDQETLLLLEAIELFRDNWSEIAEHVATKTKAQCILHFVQMPIGDVFFNSDDENNVVPKESGLPFSITIENSSPKADHDIDTDIKDVTEKTENEGDATDNQASSSPMEIPKSEEVDDSHKSLEFMENFTQKALKDAFEAVGSLSSPGNKLSFAEAGNPVMVLAAFLVRLVEPSNASASVHSFLKALSAKHSSDQLAARHCLPLEDPPDDKKKLADSEGAATETVEDEILKDRNEHVEKQNEETPDSAVEGIRIQDDGKEENKESTSQEHKGKKDASSGQKLVVSTSSDKSEFPRKQSLKDAEASSVSASHIHLNFNHVKESENGSSAVELCQSEAPPKNKNTELFFMSNSVTKKEKSTGDEEVKEHVGGKKNSLVTKNDLDINKLNRAAVTALSAAAVKAKLLADEEESQIRQLAILLVEKQLDRSKQRLFQERAQIIATRLGMPASAARPTSHHLPPNRAPAPAANFPNQTLRPLMGTNTLRPPISRPIMAPNPASSPSMPINAAGSWMHPNSDKFSSFGSK; encoded by the exons ATGGAGGAAGACCGAAGAGATTCCACCGGAACCCCGCCGACGCCGGCAATAGATGGTCATGCTCCGGTTGCGGAGCCTTTGACGTCGTCTCGGAGAAGAGGTGGTGCACAAAAACGAAAATCGGCCTCCATCAATAGCGGCGGCGGTGGCACAGATCCTCAAGCGGCGTCCTCTAAGAGACAGGCTCGGGAAAAGCCTCCCGTGGAGCCTTTTCTTCAGATCCACCTAAATGGACCTTGCACTAGGGCTCGAGTTCAGCCTAACAACGGTGATTGTTTATCTCTGGAGGTGGCGGATGGGAAGGTCGAATCGGAGGCGAAGGCGGAGGAGTTGAGGAGAGCTAGTGAAAATTGGGAGGAGTTGGAGGCAGAGATTGAGGCTGAATACGAAGCTATTATATCGAGAGACGCGAATGCCCATGTGGTACCTATTCATGCCG GTTGGTTTTCTTGGAACAAAATCCACACACTGGAGGAGAGGATGATGCCTTCTTTCTTCAATGGGAAATTGGAGAGTAGGACTCCAGAAATATACATGGAGATACGCAATTGGATAATGAAGAAGTTCCATTTTAATCCAAATTCTCAAATCGAGTTGGAACAACTTTCCGAGCTCACAGTTGGAGATTTGGATGCTAGGCAAGAGGTGATGGAGTTTCTAGACTACTGGGGTCTGATCAATTATCATCCGTTCCCAAAGAATGAACCTTTCACCGATGCTACTGTTGATGATAACGATGACGACGACGACGACGAAGCAAGTAAAAAGGACTCTTTGGTTGATAAACTATTTCAGTTTGAAACAGTGGAATCATGGACTCCTGTTGTTACTAGGACAAATATGGAGATGCCTTCCATGTCATCTGGATTGTTACCTGAATCTTTCATTGCTGAAGAATTGAATAAGTCTGAGGGACCTTCTGTTGGGTACCATTGCAATTCTTGTTCAACGGATTGTTCCCGGAAACGTTATCATTGCCAGAAGCAG GCAGATTTTGATTTATGTGCGGAATGCTTCAACAATGGAAAGTTCGGCTCGGACATGTCCGTGTCGGATTTCATTCTCATGGAATCAGCTGAAGCCGGCGGGGTGAGTGGAGGCAAATGGACAGATCAAGAGACACTTTTACTCCTTGAAGCGATAGAGTTATTCAGAGATAACTGGAGTGAGATTGCTGAGCATGTGGCCACAAAGACAAAAGCTCAGTGTATACTGCACTTTGTCCAAATGCCAATCGGAGATGTGTTCTTCAATAGTGATGATGAAAACAATGTGGTTCCTAAAGAAAGTGGATTACCATTTTCCATTACTATCGAAAATTCATCTCCTAAAGCTGACCACGACATAGATACTGATATTAAAGATGTCACTGAGAAAACAGAAAATGAGGGTGATGCCACTGACAACCAGGCCTCATCCAGCCCAATGGAAATCCCAAAATCAGAAGAAGTTGATGATTCACATAAGAGTCTTGAATTTATGGAAAACTTTACACAGAAAGCCCTTAAGGACGCATTCGAAGCTGTGGGTTCTCTTTCTTCACCAGGGAATAAGCTATCATTTGCTGAGGCGGGTAATCCAGTGATGGTATTG GCAGCATTTCTAGTGCGATTGGTGGAACCTAGTAATGCAAGTGCCTCAGTTCATAGCTTTTTAAAAGCTTTATCTGCCAAACATTCCAGCGATCAACTCGCTGCTAGACACTGTTTACCTTTGGAAGACCCACCAGATGACAAGAAAAAGCTGGCAGACTCTGAAGG TGCTGCTACTGAAACTGTTGAGGATGAAATTCTAAAAGATAGGAATGAACATGTTGAAAAGCAGAATGAGGAAACACCTGATTCAGCTGTTGAGGGTATCAGGATTCAAGATGATGGCAAGGAAGAAAATAAGGAATCTACCTCTCAAGAACATAAAGGAAAAAAGGATGCTTCCTCTGGACAGAAACTCGTTGTTTCTACCAGTAGtgacaaatctgaatttccaAGGAAACAGTCTCTAAAAGATGCTGAAGCATCCAGTGTTTCAGCGTCACATATCCATCTTAATTTCAATCATGTGAAAGAATCAGAAAATGGAAGTTCAGCTGTGGAGTTGTGTCAGTCTGAAGCTCCtccgaaaaataaaaatactgagcttttttttatgtcaaattcAGTgacgaaaaaagaaaaaagcacAG GTGATGAAGAAGTTAAAGAGCATGTTGGTGGAAAGAAGAATTCCCTGGTTACTAAAAATGATCTTGATATCAACAAATTAAACCGTGCTGCGGTGACTGCCCTTTCAGCTGCAGCAGTGAAAGCAAAGCTTCTAGCAGATGAAGAGGAAAGCCAAATTCGTCAGCTTGCCATATTGCTGGTAGAAAAACAG TTGGATAGGTCAAAACAGAGGCTTTTCCAGGAGAGAGCACAGATTATTGCGACACGGCTTGGGATGCCAGCATCTGCTGCTCGTCCTACTTCGCACCACTTACCTCCTAACAGAGCACCGGCACCGGCGGCTAATTTTCCAAACCAGACATTAAGACCCTTGATGGGAACGAACACTCTAAGACCACCTATTTCACGACCAATAATGGCCCCAAATCCTGCTTCAAGCCCTTCAATGCCCATAAATGCTGCAGGAAGTTGGATGCATCCCAATTCAGATAAGTTCTCTTCATTTGGCTCAAAGTAG
- the LOC140814313 gene encoding SWI/SNF complex subunit SWI3D-like isoform X1, with product MEEDRRDSTGTPPTPAIDGHAPVAEPLTSSRRRGGAQKRKSASINSGGGGTDPQAASSKRQAREKPPVEPFLQIHLNGPCTRARVQPNNGDCLSLEVADGKVESEAKAEELRRASENWEELEAEIEAEYEAIISRDANAHVVPIHAGWFSWNKIHTLEERMMPSFFNGKLESRTPEIYMEIRNWIMKKFHFNPNSQIELEQLSELTVGDLDARQEVMEFLDYWGLINYHPFPKNEPFTDATVDDNDDDDDDEASKKDSLVDKLFQFETVESWTPVVTRTNMEMPSMSSGLLPESFIAEELNKSEGPSVGYHCNSCSTDCSRKRYHCQKQADFDLCAECFNNGKFGSDMSVSDFILMESAEAGGVSGGKWTDQETLLLLEAIELFRDNWSEIAEHVATKTKAQCILHFVQMPIGDVFFNSDDENNVVPKESGLPFSITIENSSPKADHDIDTDIKDVTEKTENEGDATDNQASSSPMEIPKSEEVDDSHKSLEFMENFTQKALKDAFEAVGSLSSPGNKLSFAEAGNPVMVLAAFLVRLVEPSNASASVHSFLKALSAKHSSDQLAARHCLPLEDPPDDKKKLADSEGAATETVEDEILKDRNEHVEKQNEETPDSAVEGIRIQDDGKEENKESTSQEHKGKKDASSGQKLVVSTSSDKSEFPRKQSLKDAEASSVSASHIHLNFNHVKESENGSSAVELCQSEAPPKNKNTELFFMSNSVTKKEKSTGDEEVKEHVGGKKNSLVTKNDLDINKLNRAAVTALSAAAVKAKLLADEEESQIRQLAILLVEKQLHKLETKLAFFGDLENVVLRVKEQLDRSKQRLFQERAQIIATRLGMPASAARPTSHHLPPNRAPAPAANFPNQTLRPLMGTNTLRPPISRPIMAPNPASSPSMPINAAGSWMHPNSDKFSSFGSK from the exons ATGGAGGAAGACCGAAGAGATTCCACCGGAACCCCGCCGACGCCGGCAATAGATGGTCATGCTCCGGTTGCGGAGCCTTTGACGTCGTCTCGGAGAAGAGGTGGTGCACAAAAACGAAAATCGGCCTCCATCAATAGCGGCGGCGGTGGCACAGATCCTCAAGCGGCGTCCTCTAAGAGACAGGCTCGGGAAAAGCCTCCCGTGGAGCCTTTTCTTCAGATCCACCTAAATGGACCTTGCACTAGGGCTCGAGTTCAGCCTAACAACGGTGATTGTTTATCTCTGGAGGTGGCGGATGGGAAGGTCGAATCGGAGGCGAAGGCGGAGGAGTTGAGGAGAGCTAGTGAAAATTGGGAGGAGTTGGAGGCAGAGATTGAGGCTGAATACGAAGCTATTATATCGAGAGACGCGAATGCCCATGTGGTACCTATTCATGCCG GTTGGTTTTCTTGGAACAAAATCCACACACTGGAGGAGAGGATGATGCCTTCTTTCTTCAATGGGAAATTGGAGAGTAGGACTCCAGAAATATACATGGAGATACGCAATTGGATAATGAAGAAGTTCCATTTTAATCCAAATTCTCAAATCGAGTTGGAACAACTTTCCGAGCTCACAGTTGGAGATTTGGATGCTAGGCAAGAGGTGATGGAGTTTCTAGACTACTGGGGTCTGATCAATTATCATCCGTTCCCAAAGAATGAACCTTTCACCGATGCTACTGTTGATGATAACGATGACGACGACGACGACGAAGCAAGTAAAAAGGACTCTTTGGTTGATAAACTATTTCAGTTTGAAACAGTGGAATCATGGACTCCTGTTGTTACTAGGACAAATATGGAGATGCCTTCCATGTCATCTGGATTGTTACCTGAATCTTTCATTGCTGAAGAATTGAATAAGTCTGAGGGACCTTCTGTTGGGTACCATTGCAATTCTTGTTCAACGGATTGTTCCCGGAAACGTTATCATTGCCAGAAGCAG GCAGATTTTGATTTATGTGCGGAATGCTTCAACAATGGAAAGTTCGGCTCGGACATGTCCGTGTCGGATTTCATTCTCATGGAATCAGCTGAAGCCGGCGGGGTGAGTGGAGGCAAATGGACAGATCAAGAGACACTTTTACTCCTTGAAGCGATAGAGTTATTCAGAGATAACTGGAGTGAGATTGCTGAGCATGTGGCCACAAAGACAAAAGCTCAGTGTATACTGCACTTTGTCCAAATGCCAATCGGAGATGTGTTCTTCAATAGTGATGATGAAAACAATGTGGTTCCTAAAGAAAGTGGATTACCATTTTCCATTACTATCGAAAATTCATCTCCTAAAGCTGACCACGACATAGATACTGATATTAAAGATGTCACTGAGAAAACAGAAAATGAGGGTGATGCCACTGACAACCAGGCCTCATCCAGCCCAATGGAAATCCCAAAATCAGAAGAAGTTGATGATTCACATAAGAGTCTTGAATTTATGGAAAACTTTACACAGAAAGCCCTTAAGGACGCATTCGAAGCTGTGGGTTCTCTTTCTTCACCAGGGAATAAGCTATCATTTGCTGAGGCGGGTAATCCAGTGATGGTATTG GCAGCATTTCTAGTGCGATTGGTGGAACCTAGTAATGCAAGTGCCTCAGTTCATAGCTTTTTAAAAGCTTTATCTGCCAAACATTCCAGCGATCAACTCGCTGCTAGACACTGTTTACCTTTGGAAGACCCACCAGATGACAAGAAAAAGCTGGCAGACTCTGAAGG TGCTGCTACTGAAACTGTTGAGGATGAAATTCTAAAAGATAGGAATGAACATGTTGAAAAGCAGAATGAGGAAACACCTGATTCAGCTGTTGAGGGTATCAGGATTCAAGATGATGGCAAGGAAGAAAATAAGGAATCTACCTCTCAAGAACATAAAGGAAAAAAGGATGCTTCCTCTGGACAGAAACTCGTTGTTTCTACCAGTAGtgacaaatctgaatttccaAGGAAACAGTCTCTAAAAGATGCTGAAGCATCCAGTGTTTCAGCGTCACATATCCATCTTAATTTCAATCATGTGAAAGAATCAGAAAATGGAAGTTCAGCTGTGGAGTTGTGTCAGTCTGAAGCTCCtccgaaaaataaaaatactgagcttttttttatgtcaaattcAGTgacgaaaaaagaaaaaagcacAG GTGATGAAGAAGTTAAAGAGCATGTTGGTGGAAAGAAGAATTCCCTGGTTACTAAAAATGATCTTGATATCAACAAATTAAACCGTGCTGCGGTGACTGCCCTTTCAGCTGCAGCAGTGAAAGCAAAGCTTCTAGCAGATGAAGAGGAAAGCCAAATTCGTCAGCTTGCCATATTGCTGGTAGAAAAACAG TTGCACAAACTTGAAACAAAATTGGCTTTCTTTGGTGACTTGGAAAATGTGGTTTTGCGTGTTAAAGAACAGTTGGATAGGTCAAAACAGAGGCTTTTCCAGGAGAGAGCACAGATTATTGCGACACGGCTTGGGATGCCAGCATCTGCTGCTCGTCCTACTTCGCACCACTTACCTCCTAACAGAGCACCGGCACCGGCGGCTAATTTTCCAAACCAGACATTAAGACCCTTGATGGGAACGAACACTCTAAGACCACCTATTTCACGACCAATAATGGCCCCAAATCCTGCTTCAAGCCCTTCAATGCCCATAAATGCTGCAGGAAGTTGGATGCATCCCAATTCAGATAAGTTCTCTTCATTTGGCTCAAAGTAG
- the LOC140814313 gene encoding SWI/SNF complex subunit SWI3D-like isoform X3, whose protein sequence is MEEDRRDSTGTPPTPAIDGHAPVAEPLTSSRRRGGAQKRKSASINSGGGGTDPQAASSKRQAREKPPVEPFLQIHLNGPCTRARVQPNNGDCLSLEVADGKVESEAKAEELRRASENWEELEAEIEAEYEAIISRDANAHVVPIHAGWFSWNKIHTLEERMMPSFFNGKLESRTPEIYMEIRNWIMKKFHFNPNSQIELEQLSELTVGDLDARQEVMEFLDYWGLINYHPFPKNEPFTDATVDDNDDDDDDEASKKDSLVDKLFQFETVESWTPVVTRTNMEMPSMSSGLLPESFIAEELNKSEGPSVGYHCNSCSTDCSRKRYHCQKQADFDLCAECFNNGKFGSDMSVSDFILMESAEAGGVSGGKWTDQETLLLLEAIELFRDNWSEIAEHVATKTKAQCILHFVQMPIGDVFFNSDDENNVVPKESGLPFSITIENSSPKADHDIDTDIKDVTEKTENEGDATDNQASSSPMEIPKSEEVDDSHKSLEFMENFTQKALKDAFEAVGSLSSPGNKLSFAEAGNPVMVLAAFLVRLVEPSNASASVHSFLKALSAKHSSDQLAARHCLPLEDPPDDKKKLADSEGAATETVEDEILKDRNEHVEKQNEETPDSAVEGIRIQDDGKEENKESTSQEHKGKKDASSGQKLVVSTSSDKSEFPRKQSLKDAEASSVSASHIHLNFNHVKESENGSSAVELCQSEAPPKNKNTELFFMSNSVTKKEKSTGDEEVKEHVGGKKNSLVTKNDLDINKLNRAAVTALSAAAVKAKLLADEEESQIRQLAILLVEKQNSWIGQNRGFSRREHRLLRHGLGCQHLLLVLLRTTYLLTEHRHRRLIFQTRH, encoded by the exons ATGGAGGAAGACCGAAGAGATTCCACCGGAACCCCGCCGACGCCGGCAATAGATGGTCATGCTCCGGTTGCGGAGCCTTTGACGTCGTCTCGGAGAAGAGGTGGTGCACAAAAACGAAAATCGGCCTCCATCAATAGCGGCGGCGGTGGCACAGATCCTCAAGCGGCGTCCTCTAAGAGACAGGCTCGGGAAAAGCCTCCCGTGGAGCCTTTTCTTCAGATCCACCTAAATGGACCTTGCACTAGGGCTCGAGTTCAGCCTAACAACGGTGATTGTTTATCTCTGGAGGTGGCGGATGGGAAGGTCGAATCGGAGGCGAAGGCGGAGGAGTTGAGGAGAGCTAGTGAAAATTGGGAGGAGTTGGAGGCAGAGATTGAGGCTGAATACGAAGCTATTATATCGAGAGACGCGAATGCCCATGTGGTACCTATTCATGCCG GTTGGTTTTCTTGGAACAAAATCCACACACTGGAGGAGAGGATGATGCCTTCTTTCTTCAATGGGAAATTGGAGAGTAGGACTCCAGAAATATACATGGAGATACGCAATTGGATAATGAAGAAGTTCCATTTTAATCCAAATTCTCAAATCGAGTTGGAACAACTTTCCGAGCTCACAGTTGGAGATTTGGATGCTAGGCAAGAGGTGATGGAGTTTCTAGACTACTGGGGTCTGATCAATTATCATCCGTTCCCAAAGAATGAACCTTTCACCGATGCTACTGTTGATGATAACGATGACGACGACGACGACGAAGCAAGTAAAAAGGACTCTTTGGTTGATAAACTATTTCAGTTTGAAACAGTGGAATCATGGACTCCTGTTGTTACTAGGACAAATATGGAGATGCCTTCCATGTCATCTGGATTGTTACCTGAATCTTTCATTGCTGAAGAATTGAATAAGTCTGAGGGACCTTCTGTTGGGTACCATTGCAATTCTTGTTCAACGGATTGTTCCCGGAAACGTTATCATTGCCAGAAGCAG GCAGATTTTGATTTATGTGCGGAATGCTTCAACAATGGAAAGTTCGGCTCGGACATGTCCGTGTCGGATTTCATTCTCATGGAATCAGCTGAAGCCGGCGGGGTGAGTGGAGGCAAATGGACAGATCAAGAGACACTTTTACTCCTTGAAGCGATAGAGTTATTCAGAGATAACTGGAGTGAGATTGCTGAGCATGTGGCCACAAAGACAAAAGCTCAGTGTATACTGCACTTTGTCCAAATGCCAATCGGAGATGTGTTCTTCAATAGTGATGATGAAAACAATGTGGTTCCTAAAGAAAGTGGATTACCATTTTCCATTACTATCGAAAATTCATCTCCTAAAGCTGACCACGACATAGATACTGATATTAAAGATGTCACTGAGAAAACAGAAAATGAGGGTGATGCCACTGACAACCAGGCCTCATCCAGCCCAATGGAAATCCCAAAATCAGAAGAAGTTGATGATTCACATAAGAGTCTTGAATTTATGGAAAACTTTACACAGAAAGCCCTTAAGGACGCATTCGAAGCTGTGGGTTCTCTTTCTTCACCAGGGAATAAGCTATCATTTGCTGAGGCGGGTAATCCAGTGATGGTATTG GCAGCATTTCTAGTGCGATTGGTGGAACCTAGTAATGCAAGTGCCTCAGTTCATAGCTTTTTAAAAGCTTTATCTGCCAAACATTCCAGCGATCAACTCGCTGCTAGACACTGTTTACCTTTGGAAGACCCACCAGATGACAAGAAAAAGCTGGCAGACTCTGAAGG TGCTGCTACTGAAACTGTTGAGGATGAAATTCTAAAAGATAGGAATGAACATGTTGAAAAGCAGAATGAGGAAACACCTGATTCAGCTGTTGAGGGTATCAGGATTCAAGATGATGGCAAGGAAGAAAATAAGGAATCTACCTCTCAAGAACATAAAGGAAAAAAGGATGCTTCCTCTGGACAGAAACTCGTTGTTTCTACCAGTAGtgacaaatctgaatttccaAGGAAACAGTCTCTAAAAGATGCTGAAGCATCCAGTGTTTCAGCGTCACATATCCATCTTAATTTCAATCATGTGAAAGAATCAGAAAATGGAAGTTCAGCTGTGGAGTTGTGTCAGTCTGAAGCTCCtccgaaaaataaaaatactgagcttttttttatgtcaaattcAGTgacgaaaaaagaaaaaagcacAG GTGATGAAGAAGTTAAAGAGCATGTTGGTGGAAAGAAGAATTCCCTGGTTACTAAAAATGATCTTGATATCAACAAATTAAACCGTGCTGCGGTGACTGCCCTTTCAGCTGCAGCAGTGAAAGCAAAGCTTCTAGCAGATGAAGAGGAAAGCCAAATTCGTCAGCTTGCCATATTGCTGGTAGAAAAACAG AACAGTTGGATAGGTCAAAACAGAGGCTTTTCCAGGAGAGAGCACAGATTATTGCGACACGGCTTGGGATGCCAGCATCTGCTGCTCGTCCTACTTCGCACCACTTACCTCCTAACAGAGCACCGGCACCGGCGGCTAATTTTCCAAACCAGACATTAA
- the LOC140814400 gene encoding uncharacterized protein: MEHQSAAKKGKTLISSFFKKRDRQASEDTSIHTVLTMQHQSSESLLFPNIQIPSCSSPRDDHQSSSTFIERDPGKRKQICEYHVNVRDEIRRSYLNMGPYQPDMLEYPGTKFGSQNRRFQKKWFQKFYWLEYSPSTNKAYCFYCFLFLNDVNSSNISALVNEGFDNWKRVNQGKTCAFLSHIGSAASSPHTMCERRAENLMRPSQHIDKVMHAQSKEEKEKNRLRLSTSIVAVRWLALQGCAFRGNDESLSSSNRGNFLELVKAFAKMNIEIDEVVLENAPKNAQYIAPEIQKEILHIMANRVRKMVREEVGDKYFCILVDEARDISKREQMAIILRFVNNHGILTERFFAIKSVSDTTSMNLKNEISNVLVHHDLHVKKIRGQGYDGASNMRGAWNGLQALFLKDCPYAYYVHCFAHRLQLTLVSAAKDVSVIWEFFSHLDNIVNIVTSSTKRIAELHTAQRNEIEYMLSIGERDSGSGANQIGNLQRAGATRWSSHYDSVKSLIGMYTATCKVFEVLSDHSPNGRAKAEVRGIYRNMNLENVGGMNFFRKLKFFAQEMKLMCLILIVYIRLDVPVGKLQ; this comes from the exons ATGGAACATCAATCTGCTGCAAAGAAAGGAAAAACATTGATATCTTCTTTCTTTAAGAAGAGAGATCGTCAAGCTAGTGAAGATACTTCAATTCATACGGTCCTTACAATGCAACATCAATCCAGTGAAAGTCTTCTATTTCCCAATATCCAAATTCCTTCATGTTCCTCTCCTAGAGACGATCATCAGTCTTCGTCTACTTTTATTGAACGAGATCCGGGAAAAAGAAAACAGATATGTGAATATCATGTTAATGTACGAGATGAGATAAGACGTTCATATCTAAATATGGGGCCTTATCAACCAGATATGTTGGAGTATCCAGGTACGAAATTTGGAAGCCAGAATCGTCGTTTTCAGAAAAAATGGTTTCAGAAATTTTATTGGTTGGAGTATTCGccttcaacaaataaggcatattgtTTCTATTGCTTTCTTTTCCTGAATGATGTTAATTCATCTAATATCTCGGCATTGGTCAATGAAGGATTTGACAATTGGAAAAGGGTAAACCAAGGAAAAACATGTGCTTTTCTTTCCCATATTGGTTCTGCAGCTTCTTCACCTCATACTATGTGTGAGagaagggctgaaaatttgatGAGGCCCTCACAACATATTGATAAAGTGATGCATGCACAATCTAAAgaggaaaaagagaaaaatcgTCTGCGTTTGAGCACCTCAATTGTAGCTGTTCGTTGGCTAGCACTTCAAGGTTGTGCTTTTAGAGGTAACGATGAATCTCTATCTTCATCTAATCGtggaaattttcttgaattggtGAAGGCTTTTGCAAAAATGAATATAGAAATTGATGAAGTTGTGCTTGAGAATGCTCCAAAAAATGCCCAATATATCGCTCCAGAAATTCAGAAAGAGATTTTACATATTATGGCCAATAGAGTACGAAAGATGGTTCGTGAAGAAGTTGGAGATAAATACTTTTGTATTCTTGTTGATGAAGCCCGAGATATATCTAAACGAGAGCAAATGGCCATTATATTGAGGTTTGTGAACAATCATGGGATTTTGACAGAAAGATTTTTTGCCATCAAAAGTGTTAGTGACACTACCTCAATGAATTTGAAAAATGAGATATCAAATGTTCTTGTTCATCATGATCTCCATGTTAAGAAAATCAGAGGCCAAGGATATGATGGTGCTAGCAATATGCGTGGAGCCTGGAATGGACTTCAAGcattatttctcaaagattgtcCCTATGCATACTATGTCCACTGTTTTGCACATCGTTTACAACTGACATTGGTTTCTGCAGCTAAGGATGTTAGTGTTATTTGGGAATTCTTTTCTCATTTGGACAATATTGTTAATATTGTCACTTCTTCTACTAAGCGCATTGCTGAATTACATACTGCACAAAGAAATGAAATTGAGTATATGTTGTCAATTGGAGAACGTGATTCTGGAAGTGGTGCAAACCAGATTGGTAATTTGCAACGAGCAGGAGCTACTCGTTGGAGTTCTCACTATGATTCGGTAAAAAGCTTGATAGGTATGTACACTGCAACTTGCAAAGTTTTTGAAGTTCTCAGTGATCATTCTCCAAATGGAAGAGCTAAGGCTGAAGTTCGGGGGATTTACAGAAACATG AATTTAGAGAATGTGGGTGGAATGAATTTCTTCAGGAAGTTAAAGTTTTTTGCTCAAGAAATGAAATTGATGTGCCTGATCTTGATTGTCTATATAAGATTGGACGTTCCTGTCGGCAAACTacaatag